The stretch of DNA CCATGTGAAAGAAGCCAGCAGGAGCAAAAAAGCGCCGAACGGGTCTACGTTCAATCCTTCAGACAGGCTCCCGGGTCCTACAAGTATCGCCAAACCTATGAATCCGATCAATATCCCTGAAAACACGCCGGCTTTAGGTCTCGATGCTCCTTTCCAGAGCCAATTCAGTAAGACCATCCAGAGTGAGACGGTCGCAACCATCAGCGCGGCAAGCCCGGAGGGAACGGTGTGCTCCGCCATAACGACACTGCCGTTCGCAATAGCCAGCAACATAAGCCCCACTAACGCTTCCGTCCGCCATTCCATAAAAGTAGGCTTAGACCTGCCCCTCAACCTCAGATAACCATATACCATTAACCCGGCTGTCAAAAAACGTGCGCCCGCCATCATGAAAGTGGGAATCGTCTCGATGGCGAACCGTATCGCAAGGTATGTCGATCCCCAGATAACGTAAACGGCACTGAAAGCCAGGACGAGTTTGACTCCCGGCATGCCCAATTTTCTTTTCACCGCCGCGACCACTTAATTCTCTTTCCCGGTTAACGGTATGCTTATCGATTCTTTGATGGTGGAAAGCGCAATAGTCGTACGGGTGGAGATAACAGATTTTATAGCTGCAAAATCCTTGGTAAGCAATTTCTCGAGGTGAGCCGTATCCTTAGTTCGAACCTTTACGAGGAGGCAATCCTCACCGGCGACATGGTGTACTTCCAATACCTCGGGGATTTTCGCCAATTGACTGCCCGTATCCCATGATCCTTTCCCCTCAAGTTCTCTCACAAATATGAAAGCGACCAAACCGTAGTCAAGCGATTCGGGATTCAATCTCACCTCATATCCTTTAATTATGTCTTTGCTTTCCAGCTTTCTAATTCTCTCGAGAACCGCTGAAGGCGCCATATTGAGATTTCGCGAAATCTCGGCGTTGGATATACGCGCATTTTCTTGCATCATCTTTAATATCTTTAAGTCTGTAGCGTCCATTATTCACCCTTATTCATTAACTAACGAATAATATACTGTATATACGAATAAATGACGAATAAGTTTCGTAATATCTTGCCAATACACGAATAAAGCACAAAACGGCTAAAATCCTCCATAGAACTTATTGTTGGACAATTTACTGATATAATTACCCGGGGAATCTATCTGACACAACCGAAAAAGAAGACTGGCAATAGGCGCTAAACTCGCTTTATTTTCTTGCTCACGACTTCGCTGAGTAGAACCCCTGAGAGGACAAAAATTGAGCCGACAATTTGCAAACCGGTAAGAATTTCCGATAATACGATCGCTCCTATAATGACCGCTATGACCGGTGAAATCAGAGTTACAAAAGAGACTGTTGTCGCTTCCATGTGCTGAAGCATCCAGAAATAAATTCCGAATGCAAGCGCCGAGCCGACCAGCGTGAGGTAGAGCAAAGCGCCGACAGATGCCGTATCCCATACAATCGGGTACGGGGAGCCATATGCGAAATGAATTGAGAGAGTCACCGACCCTCCGAGCAGCATGCTCCAACCGTTTAAAAAGAACGGGTCATGATTGTGAATGTGTTTTTTGGTAAGAACGATGCCAATAGCTGCCGCAACAGGGCTCATAAGCGTCACGATCAATCCCCTGAATTCGTTCATATTCGAAATTCCCACAGTTTCGGAGAAGATGAGTCCGGTCCCGCCGATACCGATAAACATACCGAGCAGTCTCGTCGTATTCAGCAATTCATTTTTTAATATGATCCGGGCAAACAGCGCCACGAAAAGAGGCATAGTCGCAAAGAGTACCGATGCCAGCCCGCTCGATATGTACTGTTCGGCCCAGTAAACTGCGCCGTAAGAAAAGGTAAACAGCAGAATGCCGATGATCAGAGAAATTCTCAACAGCTCTTTGGAATAAATCAGTTTCCGGTTTCTGACGATAGCAATCACGAGAAGTATACTTCCGGCAAGTACGAACCTTAGTCCGACTCCTAAAAAGGGCGGAACCCCCTCAAGACCGATTTTGATGGTAAGCCAGGTGGTACCCCAGATGAGGCAAAGCATTGAAAAACCGGCAATCTTCCGGTTAGCGGATACCGGCATCAGGAGATATAGATGTTTTCTAAAGCGAGAAGGGTTCTTTTTTTGTGCAATCCTCCCGTGTATCCGCCTATCTTACCGGAGGCGGCGATGACCCTGTGGCATGGTATGACTATAGGCAAAGGATTTTTCTTCATGACGTTACCGACAGCGCGGCTCGCTTTCGGATTTCCGGCGCGGAGCGCGAGTTCACCATAGCTTACCGTTTCA from Candidatus Neomarinimicrobiota bacterium encodes:
- a CDS encoding EamA family transporter; protein product: MPVSANRKIAGFSMLCLIWGTTWLTIKIGLEGVPPFLGVGLRFVLAGSILLVIAIVRNRKLIYSKELLRISLIIGILLFTFSYGAVYWAEQYISSGLASVLFATMPLFVALFARIILKNELLNTTRLLGMFIGIGGTGLIFSETVGISNMNEFRGLIVTLMSPVAAAIGIVLTKKHIHNHDPFFLNGWSMLLGGSVTLSIHFAYGSPYPIVWDTASVGALLYLTLVGSALAFGIYFWMLQHMEATTVSFVTLISPVIAVIIGAIVLSEILTGLQIVGSIFVLSGVLLSEVVSKKIKRV
- the yedA gene encoding drug/metabolite exporter YedA, whose product is MVAAVKRKLGMPGVKLVLAFSAVYVIWGSTYLAIRFAIETIPTFMMAGARFLTAGLMVYGYLRLRGRSKPTFMEWRTEALVGLMLLAIANGSVVMAEHTVPSGLAALMVATVSLWMVLLNWLWKGASRPKAGVFSGILIGFIGLAILVGPGSLSEGLNVDPFGAFLLLLASFTWAAGSVYSKGANHPKSLMLSAAMQMIMGGIFLLILSLINGEFTSLDISSMSLKSFWSLGYLIVFGSLIGYSSYVYILRHSTPDHVSTYAYVNPVIAVFLGWLFADEIVDLRIIAAAFLIIFSVVLITKFREKVISGQEESTQVKPELLDVLPDSKS
- a CDS encoding Lrp/AsnC family transcriptional regulator, with translation MDATDLKILKMMQENARISNAEISRNLNMAPSAVLERIRKLESKDIIKGYEVRLNPESLDYGLVAFIFVRELEGKGSWDTGSQLAKIPEVLEVHHVAGEDCLLVKVRTKDTAHLEKLLTKDFAAIKSVISTRTTIALSTIKESISIPLTGKEN